A window of Fragaria vesca subsp. vesca linkage group LG7, FraVesHawaii_1.0, whole genome shotgun sequence contains these coding sequences:
- the LOC101314126 gene encoding germin-like protein subfamily 3 member 2-like, protein MFTKMALLFVIFLNIYVSLASDPDPVQDFCIANTAESATASNAIQCKNSSLATVEDFVYSGIKSPGKFGQTGLSAISVNSNVFPGLNTLGMSFVRADFEVGGVNVPHYHPRATETAFVLEGKIYSGFVDTNNKIFAKVIEKGEVMVFPKGLVHFQMNVGDTPATILGSFNSQNPGLLRIPTSIFGSGIKDELLEKAFGLSSKEITKLKKKLGPH, encoded by the coding sequence ATGTTCACCAAAATGGCACTTCTTTTTGTGATCTTCCTCAACATCTATGTCAGTTTGGCGTCTGATCCGGATCCGGTCCAAGACTTCTGCATAGCCAACACAGCAGAATCTGCAACTGCAAGCAATGCCATCCAATGCAAGAATTCATCCCTTGCCACAGTAGAAGACTTTGTATATTCCGGCATCAAGTCTCCTGGAAAATTTGGCCAAACAGGTCTTTCTGCCATTTCAGTGAACTCAAATGTCTTTCCAGGACTGAACACACTTGGAATGTCATTTGTCCGAGCTGATTTTGAAGTTGGTGGTGTAAACGTGCCACATTACCATCCGAGGGCAACGGAGACAGCGTTTGTGCTTGAAGGAAAGATTTATTCCGGGTTTGTTGATACGAATAACAAGATTTTCGCTAAGGTGATCGAAAAGGGTGAGGTCATGGTGTTTCCAAAAGGTCTAGTGCACTTCCAAATGAACGTTGGTGACACTCCAGCAACCATATTGGGGAGCTTCAACAGCCAAAATCCTGGATTGCTAAGAATTCCCACTTCAATTTTCGGATCCGGGATCAAAGATGAGCTCTTGGAGAAGGCTTTTGGATTGAGTTCTAAGGAGATTACCAAGTTGAAAAAGAAGCTCGGTCCCCATTGA